TTATAATTTAGTCAGAAAGAAGAGAAAATTAAAAAGCAAGACTCCTGTAGAATACAGAAATCTTGCTTTAATGAAAGTAGCTTAATAAAAAGTTCAACTTTTTGGGTTCACTACAAGGTGGCTCGTGTTTTTATTTTACGAGCCACTTCGCTCACTTCAAAGGACTCTCACCTTTCAAGGTGGCTCGTGTTTTTTATTTACGGGCCACTTCACCTCAGCAACTACAACAGCATCCAATACTTCACTCAACCAAAAAAACACCATCCATCAATTCAAATGAATCGACGAATGGTGTTATAAAGATTATTACATCATTCCTGGCATGCCACCCATACCCATGTCTGGTGCTGGGTTGTCTTCTGGCATTTCTGCTACTACTGCTTCAGTTGTTAAGAACATTGCAGCGACACTTGCTGCGTTTTGTAATGCTGAACGCGTTACTTTCGTTGGATCCACAATTCCTGCTTCGATCATGTTTACCCACTCATCCGTTGCAGCGTTATAACCTACACCTGTTTCAGCGTGTTTAATCTTCTCAACAATCACTGAGCCTTCTAATCCAGCGTTCTCAGCGATTTGACGGATTGGTGCTTCAAGTGCTTTAAGTACAATCTTCACACCTGTTGCGACATCGCCTGTTGCGTCAATATCCGCAACTTTATTATAGATCGATACTAACGCTGTTCCTCCACCTGCTACGATACCTTCTTCAACTGCTGCGCGTGTAGAGTTTAATGCGTCTTCGATACGTAATTTACGTTCTTTTAATTCAGTTTCAGTTGCAGCACCAACTTTAATTACTGCAACACCACCTGCTAATTTCGCTAAACGTTCTTGTAACTTCTCTTTATCGAATTCAGAAGTTGTTTCTTCGATCTGAGCTTTTAATTGTCCAACACGTGCGTCGATGTTTGAAGCATCGCCACGTCCTTCAACGATTGTTGTATTGTCTTTCGTTACATGAACTTTACCAGCGTTACCAAGCATATCTACTGTTGTATCTTTCAATTCTAATCCAAGGTCATCTGTAATCACTTGACCTCCTGTAAGAATTGCTAAGTCTTCTAACATCGCTTTGCGACGGTCACCGAATCCTGGTGCTTTCACCGCTACTGCAGTGAATGTTCCACGTAATCGGTTCAATACGATGTTTGTAAGTGCGTCGCCATCAACGTCTTCAGCTACGATCAAAATTGGACGTGATGTTTGTACGATTTGTTCTAATATTGGTAAGATGTCCTGGAATGAAGAAATCTTCTTATCCGTAATTAAGATGAATGGATTCTCTAAATCTGCAATCATCTTATCTGAATCTGTTACCATGTAAGGTGATGCATATCCACGGTCGAACTGCATTCCTTCTACTA
Above is a window of Macrococcoides canis DNA encoding:
- the groL gene encoding chaperonin GroEL (60 kDa chaperone family; promotes refolding of misfolded polypeptides especially under stressful conditions; forms two stacked rings of heptamers to form a barrel-shaped 14mer; ends can be capped by GroES; misfolded proteins enter the barrel where they are refolded when GroES binds) gives rise to the protein MVKEIKFSEDARRSMLAGVDKLANAVKVTLGPKGRNVVLDKKFVAPLITNDGVTIAKEIELEDPYENMGAKLVAEVANKTNEIAGDGTTTATVLAQAMIQEGLKNVTSGANPVGIRQGIDKAVAVALDELKAISKEVSSKEEIAQVGSISAADEEIGQFISEAMEKVGNDGVITIEESKGFKTELEVVEGMQFDRGYASPYMVTDSDKMIADLENPFILITDKKISSFQDILPILEQIVQTSRPILIVAEDVDGDALTNIVLNRLRGTFTAVAVKAPGFGDRRKAMLEDLAILTGGQVITDDLGLELKDTTVDMLGNAGKVHVTKDNTTIVEGRGDASNIDARVGQLKAQIEETTSEFDKEKLQERLAKLAGGVAVIKVGAATETELKERKLRIEDALNSTRAAVEEGIVAGGGTALVSIYNKVADIDATGDVATGVKIVLKALEAPIRQIAENAGLEGSVIVEKIKHAETGVGYNAATDEWVNMIEAGIVDPTKVTRSALQNAASVAAMFLTTEAVVAEMPEDNPAPDMGMGGMPGMM